In Saprospiraceae bacterium, a genomic segment contains:
- a CDS encoding T9SS type A sorting domain-containing protein codes for MQTDPVSFSIEAGDDCTDPKQMLYTYKIDLDSDGTIDITRSSIGGNVASGTWPLGKHIVKWEVEDRCGNTVKANFTLDLQNCKPPVAYCISGLSTSLVPMDLNGDGIPDTAMDTVWASDFDAGSYHNCGYHVVLSFTADTNDRYRIYDCDDRGLQEVEMWVTDINGNTSFCRTFIDIQDNSGFCPPTLKNAKVEGEIMTEVQERVENVSVELYNSGRNEILTNYDGRFAFEQLPSGERYELKPKKTDGWLNGVSTADIVKIQRHILGIEPIKTGYQMLAADVNRSGEITAKDVSELRRLILGITSEIAGNTSWRFVNRVHTFNDVSNALKEVIPERVEISNLYGDMKLDFYAVKVGDLNGTAATKGLSGSVTRGGRVLEMEMTEAEMLGSEEREIELRIKNGAGYTGVQFTLEWLNQQIEVLGVEGNKSKRVGEENYAMHQLQNGKLSVSWNGEMEDGMDFIKLRVKAKERITLSEVMRIGASITPAVSVTQDGNEGQVVLRYSGLGKETFVVTPNEPNPWNRETVIGFLLPRDGSVKLSVYDVNGKVHFVENLDFNKGYHEIAIQRNRLGQAGVYYYQLDYMNFSQTDKMIIVD; via the coding sequence TTGCAGACCGATCCTGTAAGTTTTTCAATTGAAGCGGGAGATGATTGTACGGATCCCAAGCAGATGTTGTACACGTATAAAATTGATTTAGACAGTGATGGCACGATCGACATTACGAGAAGTAGTATAGGCGGCAATGTAGCGAGTGGCACATGGCCATTAGGAAAACATATTGTGAAGTGGGAAGTGGAAGACAGATGTGGCAATACAGTGAAGGCAAACTTTACATTGGATTTACAGAACTGCAAACCACCGGTAGCATATTGCATAAGTGGATTGTCGACGAGTTTGGTACCGATGGATTTGAATGGAGATGGAATACCGGATACAGCGATGGATACGGTGTGGGCCAGTGATTTTGATGCAGGCTCGTACCACAATTGTGGATATCATGTAGTATTGAGTTTTACAGCAGATACGAACGATCGTTATCGGATATACGATTGTGATGATCGTGGCTTACAGGAAGTGGAGATGTGGGTAACGGATATTAACGGCAACACATCATTTTGCAGAACATTTATAGATATCCAGGACAACAGTGGATTTTGTCCACCGACGTTAAAGAATGCAAAAGTGGAAGGCGAGATTATGACGGAAGTGCAGGAACGTGTGGAGAATGTGAGTGTGGAGTTGTATAATTCCGGAAGGAATGAAATCCTGACGAATTACGATGGAAGATTTGCATTTGAACAACTGCCATCGGGCGAGCGCTATGAGTTAAAGCCGAAGAAGACAGATGGTTGGTTGAATGGAGTAAGTACAGCCGACATTGTAAAAATACAAAGGCATATATTGGGAATAGAGCCCATCAAAACAGGCTACCAGATGTTGGCCGCGGATGTAAATCGGAGTGGCGAGATTACGGCCAAAGATGTATCTGAATTGAGGCGATTGATATTGGGAATCACCAGTGAGATTGCAGGCAATACGAGTTGGAGATTTGTAAACCGTGTACATACGTTCAACGATGTGAGCAATGCATTAAAGGAAGTGATACCGGAACGAGTAGAGATCAGCAATTTATATGGAGATATGAAGTTGGATTTTTATGCAGTAAAAGTTGGAGATCTGAATGGAACGGCAGCGACGAAAGGATTGAGCGGAAGTGTAACGAGAGGCGGCCGGGTACTAGAAATGGAGATGACGGAAGCGGAGATGTTAGGAAGCGAAGAAAGAGAGATTGAACTGCGGATCAAGAATGGAGCAGGCTATACGGGAGTACAGTTTACCCTGGAGTGGTTGAATCAGCAAATAGAAGTGCTGGGAGTAGAGGGCAATAAATCGAAACGGGTAGGAGAGGAGAATTACGCAATGCATCAACTGCAGAATGGCAAACTGAGTGTAAGTTGGAATGGAGAGATGGAAGATGGGATGGATTTTATAAAATTGCGGGTAAAGGCCAAAGAGCGAATTACATTATCAGAAGTGATGCGAATCGGAGCGAGTATAACACCAGCCGTGAGTGTAACACAAGATGGGAATGAAGGACAGGTCGTGTTAAGATATAGTGGATTGGGCAAGGAAACATTTGTAGTCACACCCAACGAACCCAACCCATGGAATCGCGAAACGGTAATTGGCTTTTTATTACCTCGCGATGGATCTGTAAAACTCAGTGTGTATGATGTAAACGGAAAAGTGCACTTTGTTGAAAATTTGGATTTCAACAAAGGTTATCATGAAATAGCAATACAAAGGAATCGATTGGGGCAGGCTGGAGTTTATTATTACCAACTTGATTATATGAATTTTAGCCAAACGGATAAAATGATTATAGTAGATTAA
- a CDS encoding HYR domain-containing protein yields MKITTTLRLCCLFFFSLSLNQTGLGQCDPDNTPPVFTNCPPDITILLDTFDCSRVYCYNVEATDNCTQLRPTIPGYQFIGTFNGNTYFISSPLLVNHVHWLQANQMAAELGGHLVTIESAAENTFLTSNIPFANPINPANGIGSNQYWLGLRYSPMLNQYKWITGEPVNYTNWGFGQPGIIPGEFIWFLDLLNVGTWWDSPSLLFRRFIIEFEGGLPIKMVSGIPSGNPFPPGQTTNVYQACDSNGNTAECSFTVDVIGSTSLSCKNINVSLDENCQALITPEMLLTGVYNCYDVFEVSLTYYGAPVPNPVDSNYLWKHLTATVLDPTTGNSCWSDIVIEDKLSPVIICRADTVDCNLLEDAFPLNYDGFDCSRYSVKTIGENVEHIECNRQYIKAIYRDIQITDVKGNTDYCTDTILVRRLDIDFFEFPDDLVELYCNRPFLLDEKGHPSPEITGVPYHYQTDGTYNAIWPLNELLDCHILVSYEDLDLGEINCVRKIMRTWTIREWWCNEELVRSFLQVIVIKDESGPEITHMPYGFDATTGKRNCLARVLLPPIESVDACHNDLRVDIAYPGGVLLDQNGGWVDLPVGEDTVYYRVYDACYNVTEVYIVVHVRDHTEPVAVCDRNTVVAITHNGYSWVPAEVFDDGSFDECALHHFEVRRMDRDFCGGVGEDDWGAEVGFCCADVGKMVMVGFKAIDHSGNEAICMVNVEVQDKDRPLISCPPNITVDCRFDIDREHLEVFGKVVTEQNAREKIVIDPRYWHNIGGHPQDGLAEDNCPPEVVEEQDYGGLNQCGLGYIYRYFTAVDQQGNRSEACYQVITVVNHDIFDGNDINWPDDYETSDICDPDQLIPERLVYPYDRPVTNDDECSLVGMSYHDHILSPTIPGDPCFKIIRVWKVIDWCQRDINNNVLIWQDTQYIKVFNRIDPTIIRVTQDTVICSYDINCRPIPVSFSIEAGDDCTDPKQMLYTYKIDLDSDGTIDITRSSIGGNVASGTWPLGKHIVKWEVEDRCGNTVKANFTLDLQNCKPPVAYCISGLSTSLVPMDLNGDGIPDTAMDTVWASDFDAGSYHNCGYHVVLSFTADTNDRYRIYDCDDRGLQEVEMWVTDINGNTSFCRTFIDIQDNSGFCPPTLKNAKVEGEIMTEVQERVENVSVELYNSGRNEILTNYDGRFAFEQLPSGERYELKPKKTDGWLNGVSTADIVKIQRHILGIEPIKTGYQMLAADVNRSGEITAKDVSELRRLILGITSEIAGNTSWRFVNRVHTFNDVSNALKEVIPERVEISNLYGDMKLDFYAVKVGDLNGTAATKGLSGSVTRGGRVLEMEITEAELLGGEESEIELRIKNGAGYTGVQFTLEWLNQQIEVLGVEGNKSKRVGEDNYAMHQLQNGKLSVSWNGEMEDGMDFIKLRVKAKERITLSEVMRIGASITPAVSVTQDGNEGQVVLRYSGLGKETFVVTPNEPDPWNRETVIGLYLQQAGDIKLTVYDVTGKIHLVQNLNLTKGFHEYIISRGQLDHAGVYYYQLDYKDLTETGKMIIID; encoded by the coding sequence ATGAAAATTACTACTACGCTAAGGCTTTGTTGCCTGTTTTTCTTTTCATTGTCCTTAAATCAAACAGGTTTAGGACAGTGTGATCCTGATAATACCCCACCGGTATTTACAAATTGTCCTCCGGATATAACCATTTTATTAGATACCTTCGATTGTAGCAGAGTTTATTGTTACAATGTTGAGGCTACTGATAATTGTACCCAACTAAGGCCTACTATACCTGGTTATCAGTTTATTGGGACATTTAATGGAAATACCTATTTCATTTCATCGCCACTACTGGTGAACCATGTGCATTGGTTGCAGGCAAATCAAATGGCAGCTGAATTAGGTGGACATTTGGTGACCATCGAGAGTGCAGCTGAAAACACTTTTCTTACTTCAAATATTCCGTTTGCAAATCCAATTAACCCAGCAAATGGAATCGGATCAAACCAGTATTGGCTTGGCTTGCGCTATTCTCCAATGTTGAATCAATACAAATGGATCACAGGGGAACCAGTCAATTATACCAACTGGGGATTCGGACAACCTGGAATTATTCCAGGTGAATTTATTTGGTTTTTAGATTTATTGAATGTAGGTACCTGGTGGGATTCTCCATCACTATTATTCAGAAGATTCATCATAGAATTCGAAGGTGGACTACCCATAAAGATGGTTTCTGGAATTCCTTCAGGAAACCCATTTCCTCCCGGACAAACAACCAATGTTTATCAGGCTTGTGATTCCAATGGCAATACTGCTGAATGCAGTTTTACGGTAGATGTTATAGGATCAACGAGTCTGTCTTGTAAAAACATCAATGTTTCCCTGGATGAAAATTGTCAGGCATTGATCACTCCAGAAATGTTACTAACGGGCGTTTATAATTGCTATGACGTTTTCGAAGTTAGCCTGACGTATTACGGAGCCCCTGTACCGAATCCTGTTGATTCAAATTATTTATGGAAGCATTTGACGGCAACGGTTTTGGATCCTACGACTGGCAACAGTTGTTGGTCTGATATTGTAATTGAGGATAAATTATCACCGGTGATCATTTGCAGAGCAGATACAGTTGATTGTAATTTATTAGAGGATGCGTTTCCATTAAATTACGATGGCTTTGATTGCAGCAGATATAGTGTTAAAACAATTGGAGAAAATGTAGAGCATATTGAATGCAATCGACAATATATAAAAGCCATATATAGAGATATCCAAATTACGGATGTAAAAGGGAATACAGATTATTGTACAGATACGATATTGGTAAGACGATTAGATATTGACTTTTTTGAATTTCCGGATGATCTGGTTGAGCTTTATTGCAATCGGCCATTTTTATTGGACGAAAAAGGTCACCCCAGTCCTGAAATAACAGGAGTTCCATATCATTATCAAACGGATGGAACTTATAATGCAATCTGGCCACTCAATGAATTGTTGGATTGCCACATATTAGTAAGTTACGAAGATTTGGATTTAGGTGAAATTAATTGTGTTCGCAAGATCATGCGTACGTGGACGATTCGGGAATGGTGGTGCAATGAAGAGCTGGTGAGAAGTTTTTTGCAAGTGATCGTTATCAAAGACGAGAGTGGCCCTGAGATCACTCATATGCCATATGGATTTGACGCGACGACTGGTAAACGGAATTGTTTAGCGCGTGTATTGTTGCCACCGATTGAATCTGTAGATGCCTGTCACAATGATTTGCGAGTAGATATAGCCTATCCTGGCGGAGTGTTACTGGATCAGAATGGCGGCTGGGTAGATTTACCGGTTGGAGAAGATACGGTATATTATAGAGTGTACGATGCGTGTTACAATGTAACGGAAGTATATATAGTTGTGCATGTGAGAGATCATACAGAACCTGTAGCGGTATGCGACCGGAACACGGTAGTTGCGATCACACATAATGGTTATAGCTGGGTACCTGCAGAAGTATTTGACGATGGAAGTTTTGATGAATGTGCATTACATCATTTTGAAGTGAGAAGAATGGACAGAGATTTTTGTGGAGGAGTAGGAGAAGATGACTGGGGTGCAGAAGTAGGATTTTGTTGTGCAGATGTGGGCAAGATGGTGATGGTAGGATTTAAAGCAATAGATCATAGCGGCAATGAAGCAATATGTATGGTGAATGTAGAAGTACAAGATAAGGACCGACCATTGATAAGTTGTCCGCCAAACATAACAGTTGATTGTCGATTTGATATAGACCGCGAACATTTGGAAGTATTTGGAAAAGTAGTGACGGAACAAAATGCGAGAGAAAAGATAGTGATTGATCCAAGATACTGGCATAACATAGGAGGCCATCCGCAAGATGGACTTGCGGAAGATAATTGTCCGCCGGAAGTTGTAGAGGAGCAGGATTATGGAGGATTGAATCAATGTGGCTTGGGTTATATCTACCGATATTTCACGGCAGTTGATCAGCAAGGAAACCGGAGTGAAGCTTGTTATCAGGTGATCACCGTAGTGAACCACGATATATTTGACGGCAACGATATCAATTGGCCGGATGATTATGAGACGAGTGATATCTGTGATCCGGATCAATTGATACCGGAGCGATTGGTGTATCCATACGACAGACCGGTGACCAATGATGATGAATGTAGTTTAGTGGGGATGAGTTATCACGATCACATATTATCACCGACCATACCGGGCGATCCATGTTTTAAGATCATACGAGTATGGAAAGTAATTGATTGGTGTCAGCGCGATATCAATAACAATGTATTGATCTGGCAGGATACGCAGTATATAAAAGTGTTTAACCGGATAGATCCAACAATCATAAGAGTAACGCAGGATACGGTGATCTGTAGTTATGATATTAATTGCAGACCGATCCCTGTAAGTTTTTCAATTGAAGCGGGAGATGATTGTACGGATCCCAAGCAGATGTTGTACACGTATAAAATTGATTTAGACAGTGATGGCACGATCGACATTACGAGAAGTAGTATAGGCGGCAATGTAGCGAGTGGCACATGGCCATTAGGAAAACATATTGTGAAGTGGGAAGTGGAAGACAGATGTGGCAATACAGTGAAGGCAAACTTTACATTGGATTTACAGAACTGCAAACCACCGGTAGCATATTGCATAAGTGGATTGTCGACGAGTTTGGTACCGATGGATTTGAATGGAGATGGAATACCGGATACAGCGATGGATACGGTGTGGGCCAGTGATTTTGATGCAGGCTCGTACCACAATTGTGGATATCATGTAGTATTGAGTTTTACAGCAGATACGAACGATCGTTATCGGATATACGATTGTGATGATCGTGGCTTACAGGAAGTGGAGATGTGGGTAACGGATATTAACGGCAACACATCATTTTGCAGAACATTTATAGATATCCAGGACAACAGTGGATTTTGTCCACCGACATTAAAGAATGCGAAAGTGGAAGGCGAGATTATGACGGAAGTGCAGGAACGTGTGGAGAATGTGAGTGTGGAGTTGTATAATTCCGGAAGGAATGAAATCCTGACGAATTACGATGGAAGATTTGCATTTGAACAACTGCCATCGGGCGAGCGCTATGAGTTAAAGCCGAAGAAGACAGATGGTTGGTTGAATGGAGTAAGTACAGCCGACATTGTAAAAATCCAAAGGCATATATTGGGAATAGAGCCCATCAAAACAGGCTACCAGATGTTAGCCGCGGATGTAAATCGGAGTGGCGAGATTACGGCCAAAGATGTATCTGAATTGAGGCGATTGATATTGGGAATCACCAGTGAGATTGCAGGCAATACGAGTTGGAGATTTGTAAACCGTGTACATACGTTCAACGATGTTAGCAATGCATTAAAGGAAGTGATACCGGAACGAGTAGAGATCAGCAATTTATATGGAGATATGAAGTTGGATTTTTATGCAGTAAAAGTTGGAGATCTGAATGGAACGGCAGCGACGAAAGGATTGAGCGGAAGTGTAACGAGAGGCGGCCGGGTACTAGAAATGGAGATAACGGAAGCGGAGTTGTTAGGAGGCGAAGAAAGCGAGATTGAACTGCGGATCAAGAATGGAGCAGGCTATACGGGAGTACAGTTTACCCTGGAGTGGTTGAATCAGCAAATAGAAGTGCTGGGAGTAGAGGGCAATAAATCGAAGCGGGTAGGAGAGGATAATTACGCAATGCATCAATTGCAGAATGGCAAACTGAGTGTAAGTTGGAATGGAGAGATGGAAGATGGGATGGATTTTATAAAATTGCGAGTAAAGGCCAAAGAGCGAATTACATTATCAGAAGTGATGCGAATCGGAGCGAGTATAACACCAGCCGTGAGTGTAACACAAGATGGTAATGAAGGACAGGTAGTGTTGAGATATAGTGGATTGGGCAAGGAAACATTTGTAGTCACACCCAACGAACCCGACCCATGGAATCGCGAAACGGTAATTGGTTTGTATTTACAACAAGCCGGAGATATTAAACTGACTGTTTATGATGTCACAGGAAAAATACACCTGGTGCAAAACCTAAACTTGACCAAAGGTTTTCATGAATACATTATTAGCAGAGGTCAATTAGATCATGCGGGCGTGTATTATTATCAGTTGGATTATAAAGATTTGACTGAAACCGGAAAGATGATCATCATTGACTAA
- a CDS encoding M36 family metallopeptidase, translated as MQFSMIRSFNLFAILFFLNINFCAFAQKQASELDIAFIKKNYNHINFIREEFEITAQYFDSLTNLRHIYLQQIINGLPIEGSFASLHFSKENELIHFAHQFVLEVKEKLAGRKHFLSELKALNLICQNRDISLNVRSFSRRNQNSKNSYKIFLDQIATDEQIEIKSSYYFMTDQNLLIPTYSIFWKRNKTNEWLQILQDAASGEIIKEVNLLKFCSFESGDFTRSNRFKIQRAEEILTNQSCYRVYPMPVESPIHGNRQVVMSPWMKAPDASPFGWHGDGLNFYYSSRGNNVDAYEDSDDDDMPTGGDLARAYGGPALNFDFPYDPSLPPFNNKDASITNLFYWTNLMHDVWHRYGFHEPSGNFQMNNFNKGGMGGDPILAQGLDNVYYARNNATFGTPIDGTSGIMQVYLWQFPIADTMIIESPPSIYGKYKFVHAPITPSIYAPVSKQIVLVQDVSSYPSYGCSNLTNTNALLGKIAMVDRGICSFTSKMSRIQSAGAVSVIVCNNEDSEPSGIGGWSYGLTIPAVMLSKADCQRIKLQLSNGVVGTLLPSSALKFGILQKSFIFSRAQFGKSIQNLNAPIVQVLDNVNNTMDACEFITNGFELNGKIALIEDGNCETSYKIMQVQNYGAVAAVLCKQGNGYPDIIPAGNYGHLINIPVIQISNADCQTIRLNFPVNAQFRNNTPALVDGTFDAGIICHEYGHGISTRLTGGPNNVSCLTNAEQMGEGWSDFFGLIMTIVQGDHAYKSRGMGTFSSCQGTSGRGIRPFPYHVSLTVNPADYNQLSQIATISQPHGIGYIWCSMLWDLVWAFVKQYGLEPDIYNVNSGKGNTKVYKLIIEAMKLQACNPGFVDARNAILKADTLLFQSANACLIWNVFARRGLGFNANQGSPYSRTDGIADYSVPVNCSYMSEKQLFELTLLASESLDLFATSGDQEIRLYWRSELKHIPQKISLFKKTGSDSMLEEIELTPQIFNQLSHVDLEVKPNEVYFYKLSTIGINGHQIESKWVRAQTKGGKQDWDLYPNPVSDYVVLHHKTSFSGMVNLKIFSKELKLIDQESILMHKNDHLQIDCSDLLPGLYLLSLETTQGIETLKFMKN; from the coding sequence ATGCAATTCAGTATGATCCGGAGTTTCAATTTATTTGCGATTTTATTTTTTTTAAATATAAACTTTTGCGCGTTTGCTCAAAAGCAGGCATCTGAATTGGATATCGCCTTTATTAAAAAAAATTATAACCATATCAATTTTATACGGGAAGAGTTTGAGATTACGGCTCAATATTTTGATTCCCTTACAAATCTTCGACATATATATTTGCAGCAAATAATTAACGGCTTGCCTATCGAAGGATCCTTTGCGTCATTGCATTTTAGTAAAGAAAATGAATTAATACATTTTGCACACCAATTTGTTTTGGAGGTCAAAGAAAAATTGGCCGGTCGCAAGCATTTCTTATCAGAATTGAAAGCTTTGAATTTAATATGCCAAAATAGAGATATTTCGCTGAATGTTCGAAGCTTTAGCAGGCGCAATCAAAATTCTAAAAATAGCTATAAAATATTTTTAGATCAGATTGCAACAGATGAACAAATCGAAATTAAGTCGTCATATTATTTTATGACTGATCAAAATTTATTAATACCTACCTATTCCATTTTCTGGAAAAGAAATAAAACGAACGAATGGTTGCAGATACTTCAGGATGCTGCAAGTGGAGAAATCATTAAAGAAGTAAATCTCTTAAAATTTTGTTCTTTTGAGTCGGGTGATTTTACAAGATCCAACAGATTTAAAATTCAAAGAGCTGAAGAAATTCTCACAAATCAGTCGTGTTACAGAGTGTACCCAATGCCGGTAGAAAGCCCGATACATGGCAATCGTCAAGTCGTCATGAGTCCATGGATGAAGGCACCGGATGCCAGTCCTTTTGGCTGGCATGGTGATGGTTTAAATTTTTATTATAGTTCGAGAGGCAACAATGTAGATGCATATGAAGATAGCGATGATGACGATATGCCTACAGGGGGCGATCTTGCAAGAGCATATGGCGGACCAGCATTGAATTTTGATTTTCCATATGATCCTTCACTTCCACCATTTAATAATAAGGATGCATCCATCACCAATTTATTTTATTGGACAAATTTGATGCATGATGTTTGGCATCGCTATGGATTTCATGAACCATCCGGAAATTTCCAAATGAATAATTTTAATAAGGGCGGAATGGGTGGTGATCCAATTTTAGCACAAGGATTGGACAATGTTTATTATGCAAGAAATAATGCGACTTTTGGAACCCCTATTGATGGAACGAGTGGAATTATGCAAGTTTATCTTTGGCAATTTCCCATAGCAGACACCATGATTATCGAATCACCGCCATCCATTTATGGGAAATATAAATTTGTACATGCCCCCATTACACCATCTATTTATGCACCCGTTTCAAAACAAATAGTATTGGTCCAAGATGTTAGTTCATATCCAAGTTATGGGTGCTCTAATCTTACCAACACAAATGCACTATTAGGTAAGATAGCTATGGTTGATCGTGGGATCTGTTCATTCACAAGTAAGATGTCCCGCATCCAATCTGCTGGAGCAGTTTCAGTAATAGTTTGTAATAATGAAGATTCTGAACCTTCCGGAATTGGCGGCTGGTCTTATGGTCTCACTATTCCCGCTGTAATGCTTAGTAAAGCAGATTGTCAGCGCATTAAACTCCAGTTATCCAATGGAGTGGTTGGAACTTTACTGCCTAGTTCTGCTTTGAAATTTGGAATTTTGCAAAAATCATTCATTTTTTCCAGAGCTCAATTTGGCAAGAGTATTCAAAATCTCAATGCGCCCATTGTACAGGTATTGGATAATGTAAATAATACGATGGATGCCTGTGAATTTATAACGAACGGATTTGAATTGAATGGTAAAATTGCATTGATTGAAGACGGGAATTGCGAAACCAGTTATAAGATCATGCAGGTGCAGAATTATGGAGCAGTGGCAGCTGTATTATGCAAACAAGGTAATGGTTATCCGGATATAATCCCGGCTGGAAATTACGGACATTTGATAAACATTCCGGTGATCCAAATCAGCAATGCAGATTGTCAAACCATTCGTTTGAATTTTCCAGTAAATGCACAATTTAGAAATAACACCCCTGCATTGGTTGACGGTACGTTCGATGCAGGTATTATTTGTCATGAATACGGGCATGGTATTAGTACCAGGCTCACCGGTGGACCCAATAATGTTTCATGTTTAACAAATGCCGAGCAAATGGGTGAAGGCTGGAGTGATTTTTTTGGTTTAATCATGACGATCGTACAAGGCGATCATGCTTATAAGAGTCGTGGGATGGGTACGTTTAGTTCATGTCAGGGAACGAGCGGACGCGGTATTCGGCCCTTCCCTTATCATGTTTCTCTAACGGTGAATCCGGCAGATTACAATCAACTTAGTCAAATTGCAACGATCTCTCAACCTCATGGTATTGGCTACATTTGGTGTTCTATGCTTTGGGATTTAGTGTGGGCTTTTGTGAAACAATATGGTTTGGAACCAGACATCTACAATGTAAATTCAGGAAAGGGAAATACAAAAGTGTACAAGCTGATCATTGAAGCAATGAAGTTGCAAGCATGTAATCCCGGATTTGTGGATGCAAGGAATGCTATATTAAAAGCTGATACACTTTTATTTCAAAGTGCTAACGCTTGTTTGATCTGGAATGTATTTGCCAGAAGAGGTCTTGGTTTTAATGCCAATCAAGGTAGTCCTTATAGCAGAACAGATGGGATTGCAGATTATAGCGTTCCTGTTAATTGTAGTTATATGAGTGAAAAACAGTTGTTCGAACTAACTTTGTTAGCTTCAGAATCCCTTGACTTATTTGCTACATCAGGTGATCAAGAAATCAGACTATACTGGAGATCTGAATTAAAGCATATTCCTCAGAAAATAAGCTTGTTTAAAAAAACCGGATCAGACTCTATGTTGGAAGAAATTGAATTGACTCCTCAGATATTTAACCAATTATCGCATGTAGATCTCGAGGTAAAACCCAATGAAGTATATTTTTACAAATTATCGACCATTGGGATCAATGGCCATCAAATTGAATCCAAATGGGTGCGTGCACAAACGAAAGGAGGAAAACAAGATTGGGATCTCTATCCTAATCCGGTAAGTGACTATGTGGTTTTACATCATAAAACTTCATTTTCTGGAATGGTAAATCTCAAAATTTTTAGTAAAGAATTAAAACTGATCGATCAGGAATCCATTTTAATGCACAAAAACGATCATTTGCAAATCGATTGTAGTGATTTATTACCAGGTCTATACCTCTTGAGTTTGGAAACAACACAAGGAATCGAAACTTTAAAATTTATGAAGAATTAA
- a CDS encoding DUF4403 family protein, whose amino-acid sequence MNTQSHFNSIILRVLFFITLLFQWSACSKKMSETLPSDLTTSAPVLFGSNLNIKVKLGRQELNSVINYLVTQNFSEGLNYEDGYKIKSQLDGPLDIQASQQQIFVQLPVSVEISPSGIFSSFKVNGAIQLNFTSTFDIVDNKLVFKTELSHHQWKKKPVVNVLGVNLPIEGIGNFIIKKYKQLLCNSIDESITQNIKLDKISNSLHNYFKNPVYSYYDNEIHVFANPLDMALGPISMTSQNLEIPLIFYFESVLADSMPEEFNHKCSFSVRPHFEARSALNIQSRIPLQFIDSLIQLQIVNQTFGSGISKVKIKSAHLTGGGNYMYITLNTEGAYRGDLLLSFIPEFEPGDRKITLQDFKIKAQKGKGINKLVFAVVKGIAELKIKKSVEEQLNNTLKEFEANVHKMLEKNEIMEGMELNGYLKDYSLRKIQFHDNRLYFYLNAELEMEAIVKKIDKDKLILHKF is encoded by the coding sequence ATGAACACACAAAGCCATTTTAATTCCATAATTTTACGCGTATTGTTTTTCATCACCCTACTCTTTCAATGGAGTGCCTGCAGTAAAAAAATGAGTGAAACACTTCCTTCTGATCTTACTACTTCAGCTCCTGTATTGTTTGGTTCCAATTTAAATATTAAGGTAAAATTGGGACGACAAGAATTAAATTCGGTCATAAATTATTTGGTTACACAAAATTTCAGCGAAGGTTTAAACTATGAGGATGGCTATAAAATAAAAAGTCAATTGGATGGACCTTTAGACATACAAGCCAGTCAGCAACAAATTTTTGTACAGCTCCCGGTATCCGTTGAAATTTCACCTTCGGGTATTTTTAGTTCGTTTAAAGTAAATGGTGCTATTCAATTAAATTTTACTTCTACCTTCGATATCGTTGACAATAAACTTGTTTTCAAAACCGAATTAAGCCATCATCAATGGAAGAAAAAACCAGTTGTAAATGTGTTAGGGGTAAATTTACCTATTGAGGGCATTGGAAATTTTATAATTAAAAAATATAAGCAGCTGTTATGCAATTCTATTGACGAATCCATAACTCAAAATATTAAGCTGGATAAAATTAGCAATAGCTTGCACAACTACTTCAAAAATCCGGTCTACTCCTATTACGATAATGAGATTCATGTGTTTGCAAATCCACTGGATATGGCTTTGGGGCCAATATCAATGACATCCCAAAATCTCGAAATACCACTAATATTCTATTTTGAATCGGTCCTTGCTGATAGTATGCCTGAAGAGTTTAACCATAAATGTAGTTTCTCTGTCAGACCCCATTTTGAAGCCAGATCAGCTTTAAATATTCAATCGCGCATCCCATTACAATTCATTGATTCTCTTATCCAGTTGCAAATAGTCAATCAAACATTTGGGAGTGGTATTTCTAAAGTAAAAATTAAATCAGCCCATTTGACAGGTGGTGGAAATTATATGTATATCACACTAAACACTGAAGGTGCATACAGAGGTGATTTGTTGCTGAGTTTTATTCCCGAATTTGAACCCGGTGATCGGAAAATAACATTGCAGGATTTTAAAATTAAGGCCCAAAAAGGAAAAGGAATTAATAAATTGGTGTTTGCTGTGGTGAAAGGGATCGCAGAATTAAAAATTAAAAAATCTGTTGAAGAACAATTAAACAATACCCTTAAAGAATTCGAGGCCAATGTGCATAAAATGTTAGAGAAGAATGAAATCATGGAAGGTATGGAACTCAATGGTTACCTAAAAGATTATTCCTTAAGGAAAATACAATTTCATGACAACCGTTTGTATTTTTACTTAAATGCCGAATTGGAAATGGAAGCCATTGTCAAAAAAATTGATAAAGACAAATTAATTCTTCATAAATTTTAA